From a single Pseudalkalibacillus hwajinpoensis genomic region:
- the disA gene encoding DNA integrity scanning diadenylate cyclase DisA — protein METDKHQEVINEILKIVAPGTQLRHGIDNILRAKTGGLIVVGYDGKVQDLVDGGFSIECRFTPAYLYELAKMDGAIILNKDASRILYANTQLIPETSISSSETGIRHRTAERVAKQTGNLVISISQRRNVITLYQGNIRYSLKEIGVILTKANQAMQTLEKYKSVLDQGITDLGALEFEELVTLQEVTQVIHRIEMVLRIKKEILNYINELGTEGRLISMQMEELVSNLEAEAKWLIGDYVKEVDETPADVMKRLKKLTSDDLLEDNAIMRILGYQDQNENVTPRGYRILHKIPRLHSNIIENLVDSFENLNAISKATIEELDHVDGIGAIRAKKIKDGLKRIQEQLFIDRHI, from the coding sequence ATGGAAACGGATAAGCACCAGGAAGTGATCAATGAAATACTGAAAATAGTAGCCCCAGGTACACAGCTGAGACATGGAATTGATAATATTCTCCGAGCCAAAACGGGTGGACTAATTGTTGTTGGCTATGATGGTAAAGTACAGGATCTTGTGGATGGTGGATTCTCAATTGAATGTCGATTCACACCAGCTTATTTATATGAACTTGCCAAGATGGATGGAGCCATCATATTAAACAAAGATGCCTCGAGAATTCTTTATGCGAATACGCAACTCATTCCTGAGACGTCCATTTCATCAAGTGAAACCGGTATCCGTCATCGAACGGCTGAACGAGTTGCCAAGCAAACAGGCAATCTAGTTATTTCGATCTCCCAAAGGCGAAACGTGATCACGCTTTACCAGGGGAACATTCGCTACTCTCTTAAAGAAATCGGCGTTATTCTCACAAAAGCCAATCAGGCGATGCAAACACTGGAAAAATATAAATCTGTTCTTGATCAGGGCATTACCGATCTTGGAGCACTTGAATTTGAAGAACTTGTTACCCTGCAAGAAGTAACGCAGGTGATCCATCGCATTGAAATGGTGCTTCGCATTAAGAAGGAAATATTAAATTATATTAATGAACTTGGCACAGAAGGCCGACTCATTAGTATGCAAATGGAGGAACTCGTTTCTAACCTTGAAGCTGAAGCGAAGTGGTTGATCGGTGATTATGTAAAGGAAGTCGACGAAACACCTGCTGATGTGATGAAGCGGCTGAAGAAACTTACGAGTGATGACCTCCTTGAGGATAATGCAATCATGAGAATATTAGGCTATCAGGATCAGAACGAAAATGTGACACCGAGAGGCTATCGTATTCTACATAAGATTCCGCGGTTACATTCAAATATCATTGAGAATCTAGTTGATAGCTTTGAAAATCTTAACGCCATATCTAAGGCGACCATTGAAGAATTGGATCATGTAGATGGAATAGGAGCCATTCGAGCGAAGAAAATTAAAGATGGATTGAAACGAATTCAGGAACAACTGTTTATAGACCGGCATATTTAG
- the radA gene encoding DNA repair protein RadA, with translation MAKKKTKFMCQDCGYESPKWMGKCPGCHQWNTMVEEFVPADNDRRRFVTPNEGVTGKPTSIRHIQKEMEPRIYTKITELDRVLGGGVVPGSLVLVGGDPGIGKSTLLLQTSSKLAEQDHPVLYISGEESVKQTKLRADRLGIDAEKLYVLAETDLEYISKAIEEINPQLVIIDSIQTIFRSEVTSAPGSVSQVRECTSQLMRIAKTRGIAIFIVGHVTKEGSIAGPRLLEHMVDAVLYFEGERHHTFRILRGVKNRFGSTNEIGVFEMKEEGLEEVLNPSEIFLEERSSGSAGSTVVASMEGTRTVLVEIQALISPTSFGNPRRTATGIDHNRVSLLMAVLEKRVGLLLQNQDAYLNVAGGVRLDEPAIDLAIAVSIASSFRDKPTRPSDIVVGEIGLTGEIRRVSRIEQRVIEAAKLGFERAIIPKKNIGGWTFPEGIQVIGVQTVDEALKEALGG, from the coding sequence ATGGCGAAGAAAAAAACGAAATTCATGTGTCAGGATTGCGGCTATGAATCTCCAAAGTGGATGGGAAAATGTCCGGGATGTCATCAGTGGAACACGATGGTGGAAGAGTTTGTACCAGCTGATAACGATCGAAGAAGATTTGTAACCCCAAATGAGGGAGTAACGGGTAAACCAACGTCTATCCGTCATATTCAAAAGGAAATGGAACCTCGTATATACACGAAGATCACTGAACTTGATCGTGTGCTTGGAGGTGGGGTAGTTCCAGGTTCACTCGTACTTGTTGGTGGAGACCCTGGTATTGGTAAATCAACTCTTTTACTACAAACATCTTCCAAACTTGCTGAACAGGATCATCCTGTACTATACATATCAGGTGAAGAGTCAGTTAAGCAGACAAAGCTCCGTGCGGATCGACTCGGAATAGATGCAGAAAAACTTTATGTATTAGCGGAGACGGATCTTGAGTATATTAGTAAAGCAATTGAAGAAATAAACCCCCAGCTTGTGATTATCGACTCGATCCAGACGATTTTCCGATCTGAAGTGACTTCAGCACCGGGAAGTGTATCCCAGGTTCGGGAGTGTACTTCACAGCTTATGAGAATTGCTAAAACGAGAGGAATTGCAATTTTTATTGTAGGCCACGTTACGAAGGAAGGGTCTATTGCGGGACCGCGCCTTCTTGAACATATGGTAGATGCAGTGCTTTATTTTGAAGGGGAAAGACATCATACGTTTCGCATCCTGCGCGGGGTCAAGAACCGTTTTGGATCAACAAATGAGATAGGTGTGTTCGAGATGAAAGAAGAGGGTCTTGAAGAAGTCCTGAACCCATCTGAAATTTTCCTCGAAGAGCGTTCGTCAGGCTCGGCAGGCTCTACTGTAGTGGCATCGATGGAGGGGACACGGACCGTTTTGGTAGAGATACAGGCCCTTATTTCACCAACTAGCTTCGGGAATCCAAGAAGGACGGCTACAGGGATTGACCATAACCGGGTTTCACTTTTGATGGCTGTTCTTGAGAAACGTGTTGGACTCCTTCTGCAGAATCAAGATGCTTATTTGAATGTAGCTGGCGGAGTAAGGCTTGATGAGCCGGCGATTGATCTTGCAATAGCTGTTTCAATTGCATCGAGCTTTAGAGATAAACCAACTCGTCCATCAGATATCGTAGTAGGAGAGATTGGTCTTACAGGAGAGATTAGACGGGTGTCTCGAATTGAACAGCGAGTGATCGAAGCGGCAAAACTCGGTTTTGAACGTGCGATTATTCCAAAGAAAAATATTGGTGGATGGACATTCCCTGAAGGGATTCAGGTTATCGGTGTCCAAACTGTAGATGAAGCACTAAAGGAAGCGTTGGGAGGATAG
- the clpC gene encoding ATP-dependent protease ATP-binding subunit ClpC, producing the protein MMFGRFTERAQKVLALAQEEAIRLGHNNVGTEHILLGLIREGEGIAAKALTALGLGSEKIQKEVEKLIGRGQDSVQSIHYTPRAKKVIELSMDEARKLSHSYVGTEHILLGLIREGEGVAARVLNNLGVSLNKARQQVLQLLGSNESSSSSHQAGGASANTPTLDSLARDLTVIARDNGLDPVIGRSKEIERVIEVLSRRTKNNPVLIGEPGVGKTAIAEGLAQQIINNEVPETLRDKRVMTLDMGTVVAGTKYRGEFEDRLKKVMDEIRQAGNIILFIDELHTLIGAGGAEGAIDASNILKPALARGELQCIGATTLDEYRKYIEKDAALERRFQPIQVNEPTSDESALILKGLRDRYEAHHRVTITDDAIDAAVKLSDRYISDRFLPDKAIDLIDEAASKVRLRSYTAPPNLKELDKKLEEVRKEKDAAVQSQEFEKAASLRDSEQRLREQLEQTKKEWKEKQGKENQEVTPEDIAIVVANWTGIPVSKLEEQETERLLKMEDILHNRLIGQEEAVKSISKAVRRARAGLKDPKRPIGSFIFLGPTGVGKTELARAVAETLFGEEDSVIRIDMSEYMEKHSTSRLVGSPPGYVGYEEGGQLTEKVRRKPYSVILLDEIEKAHPDVFNILLQVLEDGRLTDSKGRVVDFRNTVVIMTSNVGASTLKRNKYVGFTTGSEGQEYQDMKGKVMDELKKTFRPEFLNRIDEIIVFHSLEKRHLKEIIVLMVNQLKARLSDHGIDFELTDPALDKISEEGYDPDYGARPLRRSLQRHIEDRLSEELLKGNIEKGQRVKIDYKNNDFVVETLSEATSS; encoded by the coding sequence ATGATGTTTGGACGATTTACAGAACGTGCCCAGAAAGTACTTGCTTTAGCACAGGAAGAGGCGATTCGTCTCGGTCATAACAACGTAGGCACAGAGCATATCCTTCTTGGTTTAATACGCGAAGGTGAAGGGATTGCTGCCAAAGCGTTAACAGCACTTGGTCTTGGCTCTGAGAAGATCCAGAAGGAAGTTGAGAAGCTTATTGGACGCGGACAGGATTCCGTTCAATCGATACATTATACGCCTAGAGCCAAGAAAGTAATCGAGCTGTCTATGGATGAAGCTCGTAAACTCAGTCACTCTTACGTAGGTACAGAGCATATTCTTCTTGGCCTTATTCGTGAAGGTGAAGGCGTTGCAGCTCGTGTTCTAAACAACCTTGGTGTAAGCCTTAATAAAGCGCGTCAGCAAGTACTTCAATTACTAGGTAGCAATGAAAGCTCTTCATCTAGTCATCAAGCTGGTGGAGCAAGTGCAAATACGCCTACCCTTGATAGCCTTGCGAGAGATTTAACAGTCATCGCTCGTGACAATGGGCTTGATCCTGTTATTGGTCGTAGTAAGGAAATAGAACGAGTGATCGAAGTATTGAGCCGCCGTACGAAGAATAATCCTGTCCTAATCGGTGAGCCAGGGGTTGGTAAAACAGCGATCGCGGAGGGTCTAGCGCAACAAATCATCAATAATGAAGTACCAGAAACGCTTCGAGATAAGCGCGTTATGACACTCGATATGGGAACAGTTGTAGCAGGTACGAAATACCGAGGTGAATTTGAAGATCGTTTGAAAAAAGTAATGGACGAAATTCGTCAGGCCGGTAATATTATTCTTTTCATTGATGAACTACACACACTAATTGGTGCGGGTGGTGCAGAAGGTGCAATCGATGCGTCGAACATCCTTAAACCAGCGCTTGCACGTGGTGAACTCCAATGTATTGGTGCTACAACACTGGATGAGTACCGTAAGTATATCGAAAAGGATGCAGCCTTAGAGCGCCGCTTCCAGCCGATACAGGTCAATGAGCCTACAAGTGATGAATCTGCTTTAATCCTTAAAGGATTGCGCGATCGTTATGAGGCACACCACCGTGTAACGATTACAGATGATGCAATTGATGCTGCTGTTAAGCTATCAGACCGTTACATTTCTGACCGTTTTTTACCTGATAAAGCAATTGACTTAATTGATGAAGCTGCTTCTAAAGTACGCCTTCGCTCATATACAGCACCACCGAATCTGAAAGAGCTTGATAAGAAGCTTGAAGAAGTTCGTAAAGAAAAAGACGCAGCTGTACAAAGTCAGGAATTTGAAAAAGCAGCTTCTCTTCGTGATTCCGAGCAGCGATTACGCGAGCAGTTGGAACAGACGAAGAAAGAATGGAAAGAAAAGCAGGGGAAAGAAAATCAAGAAGTGACACCTGAGGACATTGCAATTGTTGTTGCAAACTGGACCGGTATTCCTGTTTCCAAGCTTGAAGAACAGGAAACGGAACGTCTGTTGAAAATGGAAGATATTCTTCATAACCGTTTAATTGGCCAAGAAGAAGCAGTCAAATCGATATCGAAAGCCGTTCGCCGTGCTCGTGCAGGTTTAAAAGATCCAAAACGCCCTATTGGCTCATTCATTTTCCTTGGACCAACAGGTGTAGGTAAAACAGAACTTGCTCGTGCCGTTGCAGAAACACTGTTCGGTGAAGAGGATTCAGTAATCCGAATCGATATGTCTGAATACATGGAGAAACATTCTACCTCACGTCTTGTAGGTTCACCTCCAGGCTATGTTGGATACGAAGAAGGCGGACAATTAACTGAAAAAGTACGTCGAAAGCCATACTCAGTTATTTTACTTGATGAGATAGAAAAAGCTCACCCTGACGTGTTTAACATTTTGCTACAGGTACTAGAAGATGGGCGTTTGACAGATTCCAAAGGACGGGTCGTTGATTTCCGTAACACGGTTGTGATCATGACTTCAAACGTTGGAGCAAGTACACTTAAACGTAATAAATACGTTGGATTTACTACTGGATCAGAAGGTCAGGAATACCAGGATATGAAGGGTAAAGTGATGGATGAGTTGAAGAAAACATTCCGTCCAGAATTCTTAAACCGTATTGATGAAATTATTGTGTTCCATTCTCTTGAGAAGAGACACTTAAAAGAAATCATTGTGCTTATGGTAAATCAGCTTAAAGCTCGTTTATCTGACCATGGAATTGACTTCGAGTTAACGGATCCTGCACTCGATAAAATTTCCGAAGAGGGTTACGATCCGGACTATGGTGCTCGTCCGCTTCGAAGATCGCTTCAGCGCCATATCGAAGATCGCCTATCTGAAGAATTATTAAAAGGTAACATTGAAAAAGGTCAACGTGTAAAAATCGATTATAAGAATAACGATTTCGTGGTAGAAACGCTATCTGAAGCTACATCATCTTAG
- a CDS encoding protein arginine kinase, with protein MSLQRFISEAVSPWMKDEGPDSDIVMSSRVRFARNLKDYVFPIISNPEQNLEVIKEVRSQFHDAPDEQIGDLELIEMEALKPIEKRVLVEKHLISPNLIEHSKNGAVLLSENETVSIMINEEDHFRIQCLVAGFELKKALKLANSLDNWIESKVDYAFDERRGYLTSCPTNVGTGMRASVMLHLPALVLTQQLNHIIPAINQLGLVVRGSYGEGSEALGNIFQISNQITLGKTETDIIEDLQGVVMQVIEKERAARRVLLDNSRIELEDRIYRSLGVLENSRIIQSKEAAKCLSDVRIGIDMGLVKGLSKSILNELLILTQPGFLQQYAGASLTPTERDIKRATLIRERLELEYQLSKKSEGDEQ; from the coding sequence ATGTCACTTCAGCGATTTATCAGTGAAGCCGTAAGTCCATGGATGAAAGATGAAGGACCTGATTCTGACATTGTCATGAGTAGTCGTGTCAGATTTGCTCGTAATCTAAAGGATTACGTCTTTCCGATCATTTCTAATCCAGAGCAAAACTTAGAAGTTATTAAAGAAGTTAGAAGCCAATTTCATGATGCTCCTGATGAACAAATTGGAGATCTTGAATTAATTGAGATGGAAGCTTTAAAACCGATTGAAAAACGCGTTCTCGTTGAGAAGCATCTGATCAGCCCTAACCTCATTGAGCATTCTAAGAATGGAGCAGTTCTGCTAAGCGAAAATGAAACAGTTAGCATCATGATTAACGAGGAAGACCATTTTCGTATCCAGTGTCTTGTAGCTGGATTTGAGCTCAAGAAAGCGCTCAAGCTCGCTAATTCCCTTGATAATTGGATTGAGAGTAAAGTTGATTATGCTTTTGATGAACGAAGAGGGTACTTGACCAGCTGTCCGACGAATGTAGGAACTGGAATGCGTGCTTCAGTCATGTTGCATTTACCAGCGCTTGTTTTAACCCAGCAGCTGAATCATATTATCCCTGCTATTAATCAACTTGGGCTAGTCGTGAGAGGTAGTTATGGAGAAGGAAGCGAAGCATTGGGTAATATTTTTCAAATCTCCAATCAGATAACTCTGGGTAAAACAGAAACTGATATTATTGAAGATTTACAAGGTGTTGTTATGCAAGTCATTGAGAAAGAAAGAGCTGCGAGACGGGTTCTCCTTGATAACTCCAGGATTGAACTCGAGGACCGTATCTATCGTTCACTTGGTGTTCTTGAAAACAGTAGAATTATACAGTCTAAAGAAGCAGCAAAATGCCTCTCAGATGTTCGAATAGGAATCGATATGGGACTTGTAAAAGGGTTATCTAAATCTATTCTAAATGAGCTGTTAATTTTAACGCAGCCTGGCTTTCTTCAGCAATATGCTGGTGCGAGCCTTACCCCAACAGAACGAGATATTAAACGTGCTACATTAATTAGAGAGCGACTTGAACTTGAATATCAACTATCGAAGAAATCGGAGGGTGATGAACAATGA
- a CDS encoding UvrB/UvrC motif-containing protein, protein MTCQECGERPATLHFTKIINGKKTEFHICEKCAKEKGEAEPGTNHFSIHNLLSGLLNFETPIGESPAQSFYSEEQAHCPKCGLTYQQFTKIGRFGCSECYKTFEDKLDPILKKVHGGNMAHAGKVPKRTGAAIEIEREVQNLRSKMKEYIHNEEFEKAAETRDLIRSLEQKASRGGGE, encoded by the coding sequence ATGACGTGTCAGGAATGTGGTGAGCGCCCTGCTACGCTTCATTTCACTAAAATAATTAATGGTAAAAAAACAGAATTTCATATATGTGAAAAGTGTGCTAAAGAAAAAGGTGAAGCTGAGCCAGGCACTAACCACTTCTCTATCCATAACTTATTATCGGGATTACTTAATTTTGAAACTCCAATTGGCGAAAGCCCTGCCCAGTCGTTTTACAGTGAAGAGCAGGCCCATTGCCCAAAATGTGGGTTAACGTATCAGCAATTCACTAAAATTGGTCGGTTTGGCTGTTCTGAGTGTTACAAAACCTTCGAGGACAAACTCGATCCCATACTTAAAAAAGTGCATGGAGGAAACATGGCTCATGCAGGGAAAGTACCTAAACGAACTGGAGCAGCCATTGAAATCGAGCGTGAAGTTCAGAATCTCCGCAGTAAGATGAAAGAATATATCCACAATGAAGAGTTTGAAAAAGCTGCGGAAACAAGAGATTTAATTCGTTCCCTTGAACAAAAAGCATCACGGGGAGGGGGAGAATAA
- a CDS encoding CtsR family transcriptional regulator produces MRNVSDIIEAYLKKILTVDGRDAVEIKRSEIADKFQCVPSQINYVINTRFTIEKGYIVESKRGGGGYIRIVKVKPETHADLINEMLNIVKNQVPQVVSENIILRLLEEEVISEREAKLMLSVLDRTVITIELPLRDHLRANMLRAMLTALKYK; encoded by the coding sequence GTGAGGAATGTTTCCGATATAATCGAAGCTTACTTAAAAAAGATATTAACCGTCGATGGCAGGGATGCAGTTGAAATTAAGCGAAGTGAGATTGCAGATAAATTTCAGTGTGTTCCCTCGCAGATTAATTATGTAATCAACACACGCTTTACGATTGAAAAGGGTTATATTGTGGAAAGTAAGAGAGGTGGAGGGGGTTATATAAGAATTGTTAAAGTTAAACCCGAAACCCATGCTGATTTAATCAATGAGATGCTTAATATCGTAAAAAATCAGGTTCCCCAAGTAGTTTCTGAAAATATTATCCTTCGTTTGCTTGAAGAAGAGGTAATTTCGGAACGAGAAGCGAAGTTAATGTTAAGCGTACTTGATCGTACTGTTATTACTATAGAGTTACCATTACGAGATCATTTACGAGCTAATATGTTACGTGCCATGCTCACAGCTTTAAAATATAAATAA
- the lysS gene encoding lysine--tRNA ligase, which yields MSQELELNDLLRVRREKLDVLKDKNIDPFGHRFDRSHTASKMLEEFDSFSKEELAEQEKTVSLAGRIMTKRGKGKAGFTHIQDLTGQIQLYVRKDTVGDEQYDLFDSMDIGDIIGVSGEAFKTKVGELSVKVSDLHLLSKSLRPLPDKFHGLKDVEQRYRQRYLDLIMSPDSKETFIARSRIIQSMRRYLDDQGFLEVETPMMHSIPGGASARPFVTHHNALDMELYMRIAIELHLKRLIVGGMERVYEIGRVFRNEGVSTRHNPEFTMLELYEAYADYKDVMSLTEQMVAHIAKEVTGSTTIQYGEHEINLEPEWKRLHMVDAVKEVTGVDFWQQITDEEARSLAKEHGVDVKETMEFGHVVNEFFEQKVEDTLIQPTFVYGHPVAISPLAKKNPEDARFTDRFELFIVAREHANAFTELNDPIDQRERFEAQLVEREQGNDEAHMMDHDFIEALEYGLPPTGGLGIGIDRLVMLLTNAPSIRDVLLFPQMRNTER from the coding sequence ATGAGTCAAGAGCTTGAACTTAATGACCTTCTAAGAGTAAGACGAGAAAAGCTGGATGTTCTTAAAGACAAAAACATCGATCCATTCGGACATCGATTTGACCGTTCTCATACCGCAAGCAAAATGCTAGAAGAGTTTGATTCTTTTTCAAAAGAAGAGCTTGCCGAGCAAGAAAAGACAGTTTCGCTAGCGGGTAGAATTATGACGAAGCGAGGAAAAGGAAAAGCTGGATTTACTCATATTCAAGATTTAACTGGCCAGATCCAATTATATGTTCGTAAAGATACAGTTGGTGATGAGCAGTACGATCTTTTTGATTCAATGGACATAGGGGATATCATTGGCGTTAGCGGTGAAGCCTTCAAAACGAAAGTAGGAGAGCTATCCGTAAAAGTAAGTGATCTTCACCTGCTTTCAAAGTCTCTTCGTCCACTACCAGATAAATTCCATGGCTTAAAAGATGTAGAACAGCGCTATCGCCAGCGTTACCTTGATCTGATTATGAGTCCTGATTCAAAAGAAACCTTTATTGCTAGAAGTCGTATCATTCAATCGATGAGACGCTATCTAGATGATCAGGGATTCCTTGAAGTAGAAACTCCAATGATGCATTCTATTCCAGGGGGAGCATCTGCACGCCCATTCGTTACGCATCACAATGCGCTCGATATGGAATTGTACATGCGTATTGCAATTGAGCTTCACTTAAAGCGTCTGATCGTCGGCGGCATGGAGCGAGTGTATGAGATTGGTCGCGTCTTCCGTAATGAGGGCGTTTCAACGCGTCACAATCCTGAGTTTACGATGCTTGAATTGTATGAAGCGTATGCCGATTACAAAGATGTTATGTCATTAACCGAGCAAATGGTTGCTCATATTGCTAAAGAAGTTACTGGTTCTACAACCATTCAATATGGTGAACATGAAATTAACCTTGAGCCAGAGTGGAAGAGACTTCACATGGTAGATGCAGTCAAGGAAGTAACGGGTGTAGACTTCTGGCAGCAAATAACTGACGAAGAAGCCCGTTCTCTTGCTAAAGAACATGGAGTCGATGTGAAAGAAACAATGGAATTTGGACATGTTGTAAATGAATTCTTTGAACAAAAGGTAGAAGATACACTTATTCAGCCTACATTTGTTTATGGTCATCCTGTTGCTATTTCTCCACTTGCAAAGAAAAATCCAGAAGATGCTCGCTTCACAGATCGTTTTGAACTATTTATTGTCGCGCGTGAGCATGCGAATGCATTTACGGAGCTTAATGATCCTATTGATCAAAGAGAGCGTTTTGAAGCTCAGTTAGTAGAACGTGAGCAGGGAAATGATGAAGCACATATGATGGATCATGACTTTATCGAGGCTCTTGAATACGGATTGCCACCAACCGGAGGATTAGGTATTGGTATCGATCGTCTTGTTATGCTTCTAACAAATGCACCTTCTATTAGAGACGTTCTCCTATTTCCTCAGATGAGAAACACTGAAAGATAA
- the dusB gene encoding tRNA dihydrouridine synthase DusB, which produces MLKIGDITLKNPVVLAPMAGVCNPAFRLIAREFGAGLVCAEMVSDKAVLHKNDKTMDMLYVDDREKPMSLQIFGGEKETLVGAARYVDQATNADIIDINMGCPVPKITKCDAGAKWLLDPEKIYEMVSAVTKEVEKPVTVKMRTGWDEEHIYAIENAKAIEAAGGKAVALHGRTRVQMYEGEADWDIIRRVKESVSIPVIGNGDVKTPQDAKRMLDTTGVDGVMIGRGALGNPWMLYRTVQFLETGKILDDPTPREKIDVAMLHLDRLVLLKGENVAVREMRKHAAWYLKGLRGNGKVRNAINETNTRDGLAELLYGFIEEIESKQAV; this is translated from the coding sequence ATGTTAAAGATAGGAGATATCACACTTAAAAACCCTGTTGTACTTGCACCGATGGCTGGTGTATGTAATCCGGCATTTCGTCTGATCGCACGGGAATTTGGTGCTGGTTTGGTATGTGCGGAAATGGTTAGTGATAAAGCAGTTCTGCACAAGAACGATAAAACAATGGATATGCTGTATGTGGACGATCGTGAAAAACCAATGAGTCTTCAGATTTTTGGAGGAGAAAAAGAAACCCTTGTTGGAGCGGCTCGTTATGTTGATCAAGCAACTAATGCTGACATAATCGATATTAATATGGGATGCCCTGTTCCTAAAATTACAAAATGTGATGCTGGAGCAAAATGGCTTCTGGATCCAGAGAAGATTTATGAAATGGTTTCAGCAGTGACGAAGGAAGTTGAAAAGCCTGTTACTGTTAAGATGCGCACAGGATGGGATGAGGAGCACATCTATGCGATCGAAAACGCTAAAGCGATTGAGGCTGCAGGCGGGAAAGCAGTAGCTCTTCACGGACGTACGCGTGTGCAAATGTATGAAGGTGAAGCGGATTGGGATATTATTAGGCGTGTGAAGGAGTCTGTATCTATTCCGGTAATTGGAAATGGAGATGTTAAAACTCCTCAGGACGCTAAGAGAATGCTGGATACCACAGGTGTAGATGGTGTCATGATTGGACGAGGAGCTCTAGGTAACCCATGGATGCTTTATCGTACCGTTCAATTCCTTGAGACAGGCAAAATCCTTGATGATCCAACCCCTCGAGAAAAAATTGATGTTGCGATGCTCCATTTAGACCGCCTTGTTTTGCTTAAAGGTGAAAATGTGGCCGTTCGTGAGATGCGCAAGCATGCAGCCTGGTATTTGAAGGGACTTCGAGGTAACGGCAAGGTTCGTAACGCGATTAATGAAACGAATACGAGAGATGGTCTGGCTGAACTGCTTTATGGTTTTATTGAAGAGATTGAATCCAAACAGGCGGTTTGA
- a CDS encoding helix-turn-helix domain-containing protein gives MEAEIYGRRIRAFRKLKGYTQEQLAKDLGVSVSVLGEIERGNRKPTNDFMQLVAKQLRVSLEELFPTEQK, from the coding sequence ATGGAAGCAGAAATCTACGGGAGACGTATTCGGGCTTTTCGAAAGCTAAAAGGTTATACTCAAGAACAGCTTGCTAAAGACCTGGGTGTTTCGGTTTCCGTTCTTGGAGAAATCGAGCGTGGAAATCGTAAGCCAACCAATGATTTTATGCAATTAGTAGCTAAACAGCTCCGAGTTTCACTTGAAGAGCTTTTCCCTACTGAACAGAAATAA
- the folK gene encoding 2-amino-4-hydroxy-6-hydroxymethyldihydropteridine diphosphokinase — translation MNSVFIGIGSNIGDRESYIKTSLKRIQEYPGVNIADTSSLYETAPVGVTEQAAFLNMVALLETEMNAFQLLEILQGIEQSLGRERDIRWGPRTIDLDILLYNHENIVAEGLVIPHPRLLQRGFVIIPLHELSPDVIIPTTNKRIDAYYNHIEDKEGVRLWKQKSTGDVFGLFES, via the coding sequence ATGAATAGCGTATTTATTGGTATTGGTTCCAATATAGGGGATCGAGAAAGTTATATTAAAACATCTTTAAAAAGAATTCAAGAATATCCTGGAGTGAACATCGCTGATACATCTTCGCTGTATGAAACAGCTCCGGTTGGCGTGACAGAACAGGCGGCTTTTCTTAATATGGTGGCATTATTGGAAACCGAAATGAATGCTTTTCAATTGCTTGAAATTCTTCAAGGGATTGAACAATCTCTTGGTAGGGAGCGAGATATTCGCTGGGGTCCTCGAACAATAGACCTTGACATTTTGCTCTATAATCACGAGAATATTGTAGCAGAGGGTCTTGTCATTCCTCATCCGCGACTTCTTCAGCGGGGATTTGTTATCATCCCTTTGCATGAACTGAGTCCGGATGTAATTATCCCGACTACCAATAAGCGAATTGATGCCTATTATAATCATATAGAAGATAAAGAAGGTGTACGTCTATGGAAGCAGAAATCTACGGGAGACGTATTCGGGCTTTTCGAAAGCTAA
- the folB gene encoding dihydroneopterin aldolase, with translation MDKIYLNGMKFYGYHGVFPEENKLGQRFYVDLTLEADLSKASESDDLNYTVNYADAYNTIKEIVEGKPRKLVETIAEEMIKKMFETFDIVEACTVKVIKPDPPIDGHYDSVAIEMKRKRNE, from the coding sequence ATGGATAAGATCTATCTGAACGGAATGAAATTTTACGGTTATCACGGCGTTTTTCCTGAAGAAAATAAGCTTGGCCAGCGTTTTTATGTAGACCTTACGCTTGAAGCAGATCTTTCTAAAGCAAGTGAATCTGATGATTTAAATTATACGGTTAACTACGCTGATGCGTATAACACGATTAAAGAGATCGTAGAAGGCAAACCGAGAAAGCTCGTTGAAACGATTGCTGAAGAAATGATTAAGAAAATGTTCGAGACGTTTGATATTGTGGAGGCCTGTACTGTAAAGGTCATTAAACCCGATCCGCCCATTGATGGTCATTATGACTCAGTTGCGATTGAGATGAAGAGGAAGCGAAATGAATAG